A single Perca flavescens isolate YP-PL-M2 chromosome 2, PFLA_1.0, whole genome shotgun sequence DNA region contains:
- the LOC114568272 gene encoding mucin-4 isoform X2, with product MPPKNIFSFKSMLLVFGILWKLSDTQVNGEEANQSPDGPRGDGSAFYALQSCQQLLQSNAGEFFSPDYLCSNPPLWCNWTIQVDPAKRILLQLEDQTPDDACHLKEDQVYLDEPIGHLKAHKVLEKCWREVKYMSSSNTVYVVQLIGGWPSSPYRGFHGRYQAFGPLVVYNPQEGFPNRESEPSPGILDFSELVKNGEQLESEHPSQASSDLTYDYFSPSSDGTEPEEAADTEVDENHHQVSASTQGTSRSGRGATKTSLRLSDSAVPPASSQQQRGGQSQEPLRPAKGIPAANVEESSTHPGEASSDPEEALSDPEEASSDPEEASSDPEEASSDPEEASSDPEEASSDPEEASSDPEEASSDPEEASSDPETASSAPEEASSAPEEASSAPETALSDPETASSDPEEASSAPETASSDPETASSDPETASSAPEEASSAPEEASSAPEEASSAPEEASSAPEEASSAPEEASSAPEEASSAPEEASSAPETASSAPETASSDPEEASSDPETASPDPETASSAPEEASSDPETASPDPETASPDPETASSAPETASSAPETASSAPETASSAPEEASSAPEEASSAPETASSAPEEASSAPETASSAPETASSAPETASSAPEEASSAPETASPDPEEAASPEEERLLEEEMSNWLPYPSEAAEPEETEPTLPQPNVVEPLSDHRGNIHIRNHSEDPHLPGDHLFEVTVEVKFIPDVKESWDNVFLSLLPSVKELISKQLKPLHMPLSMKTKRKKRLSAGGLYIIWLQIGQGPEGLQVHQTVHSNLHGLPATAVGVSQWEAVISSVSIADVNECGTQMVLCDVNADCVNQFGSYSCHCRPGFRDESRLGSGGTACVDEKPTGCSSALSPETKGVYGLFFLLSSLILLLLAAAGLLYHRHRRGAFLVRCHSGGGSSSIIVPPDLNNNNHHRHHCQHYDETYSITPDSDLPPPPPPVRSFREGWPPAKERWPPAKERSPALDLQLLRISQLLRPDACTEPQEGGKK from the exons ATGCCACCAAAGAACATCTTTAGCTTTAAAAGCATGCTGCTCGTATTTGGTATATTGTGGAAACTGAGTGACACACAG GTGAACGGAGAAGAAGCCAACCAGAGTCCAG ATGGACCCAGAGGCGACGGCAGTGCCTTCTACGCCCTGCAGAGCTGccagcagctgctgcagagCAACGCTGGAGAGTTCTTCTCCCCAGATTACCTGTGCTCCAACCCTCCGCTGTGGTGCAACTGGACCATCCAGGTGGACCCGGCAAAGAGGATCCTCCTCCAACTGGAGGACCAGACCCCCGACGACGCCTGCCACCTCAAAGAAGACCAGGTCTACTTGGACGAACCCATCGGACACTTAAAGGCTCACAAAGTCCTGGAGAAGTGCTGGCGGGAGGTCAAGTACATGTCCTCGTCCAACACTGTGTATGTGGTGCAGCTGATCGGCGGCTGGCCCAGCTCGCCCTACAGGGGCTTCCACGGCCGCTACCAGGCCTTTGGACCCCTGGTGGTTTACAACCCGCAGGAGGGATTCCCAAACAGGGAGTCGGAACCATCTCCTGGAATCCTGGACTTTAGTGAACTTGTTAAGAACGGTGAACAGCTGGAGTCAGAGCATCCGTCGCAGGCTAGTTCTGATCTTACGTATGATTATTTTAGTCCATCTTCAGACGGGACGGAGCCAGAGGAGGCCGCAGACACTGAG GTGGATGAAAACCACCATCAAGTCTCGGCATCCACACAGGGGACCTCTCGATCGGGACGAGGTGCCACTAAAACCTCTTTGCGCCTGTCCGACTCAGCCGTCCCTCCTGCGTCTTCACAGCAGCAACGCGGCGGTCAAAGCCAGGAGCCGCTCAGGCCCGCCAAGGGCATCCCGGCTGCTAATGTGGAGGAATCTTCGACGCATCCAGGGGAAGCCTCGTCTGATCCAGAGGAAGCCTTGTCTGATCCAGAGGAAGCCTCGTCTGATCCAGAGGAAGCCTCGTCTGATCCAGAGGAAGCCTCGTCTGATCCAGAGGAAGCCTCGTCTGATCCAGAGGAAGCCTCGTCTGATCCAGAGGAAGCCTCGTCTGATCCAGAGGAAGCCTCGTCTGATCCAGAGGAAGCCTCGTCTGATCCAGAGACGGCCTCGTCGGCTCCAGAGGAAGCCTCGTCGGCTCCAGAGGAAGCCTCGTCGGCTCCAGAGACGGCCTTGTCTGATCCAGAGACGGCCTCGTCTGATCCAGAGGAAGCCTCGTCGGCTCCAGAGACGGCCTCGTCTGATCCAGAGACGGCCTCGTCTGATCCAGAGACGGCCTCGTCTGCTCCAGAGGAAGCCTCGTCTGCTCCAGAGGAAGCCTCGTCTGCTCCAGAGGAAGCCTCGTCTGCTCCAGAGGAAGCCTCGTCTGCTCCAGAGGAGGCCTCGTCTGCTCCAGAGGAGGCCTCGTCTGCTCCAGAGGAAGCCTCGTCTGCTCCAGAGGAAGCCTCGTCTGCTCCAGAGACGGCCTCGTCTGCTCCAGAGACGGCCTCGTCGGATCCAGAGGAAGCCTCGTCGGATCCAGAGACGGCCTCGCCGGATCCAGAGACGGCCTCGTCGGCTCCAGAGGAAGCCTCGTCGGATCCAGAGACGGCCTCGCCGGATCCAGAGACGGCCTCGCCGGATCCAGAGACGGCCTCGTCTGCTCCAGAGACGGCCTCGTCTGCTCCAGAGACGGCCTCGTCTGCTCCAGAGACGGCCTCGTCTGCTCCAGAGGAAGCCTCGTCGGCTCCAGAGGAGGCCTCGTCGGCTCCAGAGACGGCCTCGTCGGCTCCAGAGGAAGCCTCGTCGGCTCCAGAGACGGCCTCGTCGGCTCCAGAGACGGCCTCGTCGGCTCCAGAGACGGCCTCGTCGGCTCCAGAGGAGGCCTCGTCGGCTCCAGAGACGGCCTCGCCGGATCCAGAGGAAGCAGCAAGTCCAGAGGAAGAGAGGCTGTTGGAGGAAGAAATGTCAAACTGGCTTCCTTATCCTTCTgaagcagcagaaccagagGAGACTGAGCCAACTCTTCCTCAGCCCAACGTGGTGGAGCCGCTGTCGGACCACCGGGGAAACA TCCACATCAGAAATCACTCTGAAGATCCGCATCTTCCTGGCG ATCACCTGTTTGAAGTGACTGTTGAAGTGAAATTCATCCCGGATGTAAAGGAGTCCTGGGACAACGTGTTCCTGTCACTACTGCCGTCGGTAAAAGAGCTG ATCAGCAAGCAGCTGAAGCCTCTGCATATGCCGCTGTCCATGaagactaaaagaaaaaaaag attgaGTGCAGGAGGGCTGTACATCATCTGGCTGCAGATTGGACAGGGGCCGGAGGGTCTGCAGGTCCACCAGACCGTCCACTCCAACCTGCACGGCCTCCCTGCCACGGCCGTCGGCGTCAGCCAATGGGAAGCTGTGATCTCCTCGGTGTCGATTGCAG atgtaAACGAGTGCGGGACCCAGATGGTGCTGTGTGACGTTAACGCAGACTGTGTGAACCAGTTTGGTTCGTACTCGTGCCACTGCAGGCCGGGCTTCCGGGACGAGTCCCGCCTGGGGTCGGGAGGGACTGCCTGTGTTGATGAGAAGCCTACag GTTGTAGCTCGGCCCTGTCTCCTGAGACGAAGGGTGTCTACGGGCTTTTCTTCCTGCTCAGCTCGctcatcctgctgctgctggcggcAGCCGGCCTGCTGTACCACCGCCACCGCCGCGGGGCCTTCCTGGTCCGGTGCCACagcggcggcggcagcagcagcatcatcgTTCCTCCTgacctcaacaacaacaaccaccaccGCCATCACTGCCAACACTATGACGAGACCTACTCCATCACCCCGGACTCTGACCTGCCCCCGCCCCCTCCGCCCGTCCGGAGCTTCAGGGAGGGCTGGCCCCCGGCGAAGGAGCGCTGGCCCCCGGCGAAGGAGCGCAGCCCGGCCCTGGACCTGCAGCTGCTGCGCATCAGCCAGCTGCTGCGGCCCGACGCCTGCACGGAGCCGCAGGAGGGCGGGAAGAAGTGA
- the LOC114568272 gene encoding mucin-4 isoform X1 — MPPKNIFSFKSMLLVFGILWKLSDTQVNGEEANQSPGETQPEDGPRGDGSAFYALQSCQQLLQSNAGEFFSPDYLCSNPPLWCNWTIQVDPAKRILLQLEDQTPDDACHLKEDQVYLDEPIGHLKAHKVLEKCWREVKYMSSSNTVYVVQLIGGWPSSPYRGFHGRYQAFGPLVVYNPQEGFPNRESEPSPGILDFSELVKNGEQLESEHPSQASSDLTYDYFSPSSDGTEPEEAADTEVDENHHQVSASTQGTSRSGRGATKTSLRLSDSAVPPASSQQQRGGQSQEPLRPAKGIPAANVEESSTHPGEASSDPEEALSDPEEASSDPEEASSDPEEASSDPEEASSDPEEASSDPEEASSDPEEASSDPEEASSDPETASSAPEEASSAPEEASSAPETALSDPETASSDPEEASSAPETASSDPETASSDPETASSAPEEASSAPEEASSAPEEASSAPEEASSAPEEASSAPEEASSAPEEASSAPEEASSAPETASSAPETASSDPEEASSDPETASPDPETASSAPEEASSDPETASPDPETASPDPETASSAPETASSAPETASSAPETASSAPEEASSAPEEASSAPETASSAPEEASSAPETASSAPETASSAPETASSAPEEASSAPETASPDPEEAASPEEERLLEEEMSNWLPYPSEAAEPEETEPTLPQPNVVEPLSDHRGNIHIRNHSEDPHLPGDHLFEVTVEVKFIPDVKESWDNVFLSLLPSVKELISKQLKPLHMPLSMKTKRKKRLSAGGLYIIWLQIGQGPEGLQVHQTVHSNLHGLPATAVGVSQWEAVISSVSIADVNECGTQMVLCDVNADCVNQFGSYSCHCRPGFRDESRLGSGGTACVDEKPTGCSSALSPETKGVYGLFFLLSSLILLLLAAAGLLYHRHRRGAFLVRCHSGGGSSSIIVPPDLNNNNHHRHHCQHYDETYSITPDSDLPPPPPPVRSFREGWPPAKERWPPAKERSPALDLQLLRISQLLRPDACTEPQEGGKK, encoded by the exons ATGCCACCAAAGAACATCTTTAGCTTTAAAAGCATGCTGCTCGTATTTGGTATATTGTGGAAACTGAGTGACACACAG GTGAACGGAGAAGAAGCCAACCAGAGTCCAGGTGAGACTCAACCTGAAg ATGGACCCAGAGGCGACGGCAGTGCCTTCTACGCCCTGCAGAGCTGccagcagctgctgcagagCAACGCTGGAGAGTTCTTCTCCCCAGATTACCTGTGCTCCAACCCTCCGCTGTGGTGCAACTGGACCATCCAGGTGGACCCGGCAAAGAGGATCCTCCTCCAACTGGAGGACCAGACCCCCGACGACGCCTGCCACCTCAAAGAAGACCAGGTCTACTTGGACGAACCCATCGGACACTTAAAGGCTCACAAAGTCCTGGAGAAGTGCTGGCGGGAGGTCAAGTACATGTCCTCGTCCAACACTGTGTATGTGGTGCAGCTGATCGGCGGCTGGCCCAGCTCGCCCTACAGGGGCTTCCACGGCCGCTACCAGGCCTTTGGACCCCTGGTGGTTTACAACCCGCAGGAGGGATTCCCAAACAGGGAGTCGGAACCATCTCCTGGAATCCTGGACTTTAGTGAACTTGTTAAGAACGGTGAACAGCTGGAGTCAGAGCATCCGTCGCAGGCTAGTTCTGATCTTACGTATGATTATTTTAGTCCATCTTCAGACGGGACGGAGCCAGAGGAGGCCGCAGACACTGAG GTGGATGAAAACCACCATCAAGTCTCGGCATCCACACAGGGGACCTCTCGATCGGGACGAGGTGCCACTAAAACCTCTTTGCGCCTGTCCGACTCAGCCGTCCCTCCTGCGTCTTCACAGCAGCAACGCGGCGGTCAAAGCCAGGAGCCGCTCAGGCCCGCCAAGGGCATCCCGGCTGCTAATGTGGAGGAATCTTCGACGCATCCAGGGGAAGCCTCGTCTGATCCAGAGGAAGCCTTGTCTGATCCAGAGGAAGCCTCGTCTGATCCAGAGGAAGCCTCGTCTGATCCAGAGGAAGCCTCGTCTGATCCAGAGGAAGCCTCGTCTGATCCAGAGGAAGCCTCGTCTGATCCAGAGGAAGCCTCGTCTGATCCAGAGGAAGCCTCGTCTGATCCAGAGGAAGCCTCGTCTGATCCAGAGACGGCCTCGTCGGCTCCAGAGGAAGCCTCGTCGGCTCCAGAGGAAGCCTCGTCGGCTCCAGAGACGGCCTTGTCTGATCCAGAGACGGCCTCGTCTGATCCAGAGGAAGCCTCGTCGGCTCCAGAGACGGCCTCGTCTGATCCAGAGACGGCCTCGTCTGATCCAGAGACGGCCTCGTCTGCTCCAGAGGAAGCCTCGTCTGCTCCAGAGGAAGCCTCGTCTGCTCCAGAGGAAGCCTCGTCTGCTCCAGAGGAAGCCTCGTCTGCTCCAGAGGAGGCCTCGTCTGCTCCAGAGGAGGCCTCGTCTGCTCCAGAGGAAGCCTCGTCTGCTCCAGAGGAAGCCTCGTCTGCTCCAGAGACGGCCTCGTCTGCTCCAGAGACGGCCTCGTCGGATCCAGAGGAAGCCTCGTCGGATCCAGAGACGGCCTCGCCGGATCCAGAGACGGCCTCGTCGGCTCCAGAGGAAGCCTCGTCGGATCCAGAGACGGCCTCGCCGGATCCAGAGACGGCCTCGCCGGATCCAGAGACGGCCTCGTCTGCTCCAGAGACGGCCTCGTCTGCTCCAGAGACGGCCTCGTCTGCTCCAGAGACGGCCTCGTCTGCTCCAGAGGAAGCCTCGTCGGCTCCAGAGGAGGCCTCGTCGGCTCCAGAGACGGCCTCGTCGGCTCCAGAGGAAGCCTCGTCGGCTCCAGAGACGGCCTCGTCGGCTCCAGAGACGGCCTCGTCGGCTCCAGAGACGGCCTCGTCGGCTCCAGAGGAGGCCTCGTCGGCTCCAGAGACGGCCTCGCCGGATCCAGAGGAAGCAGCAAGTCCAGAGGAAGAGAGGCTGTTGGAGGAAGAAATGTCAAACTGGCTTCCTTATCCTTCTgaagcagcagaaccagagGAGACTGAGCCAACTCTTCCTCAGCCCAACGTGGTGGAGCCGCTGTCGGACCACCGGGGAAACA TCCACATCAGAAATCACTCTGAAGATCCGCATCTTCCTGGCG ATCACCTGTTTGAAGTGACTGTTGAAGTGAAATTCATCCCGGATGTAAAGGAGTCCTGGGACAACGTGTTCCTGTCACTACTGCCGTCGGTAAAAGAGCTG ATCAGCAAGCAGCTGAAGCCTCTGCATATGCCGCTGTCCATGaagactaaaagaaaaaaaag attgaGTGCAGGAGGGCTGTACATCATCTGGCTGCAGATTGGACAGGGGCCGGAGGGTCTGCAGGTCCACCAGACCGTCCACTCCAACCTGCACGGCCTCCCTGCCACGGCCGTCGGCGTCAGCCAATGGGAAGCTGTGATCTCCTCGGTGTCGATTGCAG atgtaAACGAGTGCGGGACCCAGATGGTGCTGTGTGACGTTAACGCAGACTGTGTGAACCAGTTTGGTTCGTACTCGTGCCACTGCAGGCCGGGCTTCCGGGACGAGTCCCGCCTGGGGTCGGGAGGGACTGCCTGTGTTGATGAGAAGCCTACag GTTGTAGCTCGGCCCTGTCTCCTGAGACGAAGGGTGTCTACGGGCTTTTCTTCCTGCTCAGCTCGctcatcctgctgctgctggcggcAGCCGGCCTGCTGTACCACCGCCACCGCCGCGGGGCCTTCCTGGTCCGGTGCCACagcggcggcggcagcagcagcatcatcgTTCCTCCTgacctcaacaacaacaaccaccaccGCCATCACTGCCAACACTATGACGAGACCTACTCCATCACCCCGGACTCTGACCTGCCCCCGCCCCCTCCGCCCGTCCGGAGCTTCAGGGAGGGCTGGCCCCCGGCGAAGGAGCGCTGGCCCCCGGCGAAGGAGCGCAGCCCGGCCCTGGACCTGCAGCTGCTGCGCATCAGCCAGCTGCTGCGGCCCGACGCCTGCACGGAGCCGCAGGAGGGCGGGAAGAAGTGA
- the LOC114568272 gene encoding mucin-4 isoform X3: MPPKNIFSFKSMLLVFGILWKLSDTQVNGEEANQSPGETQPEDGPRGDGSAFYALQSCQQLLQSNAGEFFSPDYLCSNPPLWCNWTIQVDPAKRILLQLEDQTPDDACHLKEDQVYLDEPIGHLKAHKVLEKCWREVKYMSSSNTVYVVQLIGGWPSSPYRGFHGRYQAFGPLVVYNPQEGFPNRESEPSPGILDFSELVKNGEQLESEHPSQASSDLTYDYFSPSSDGTEPEEAADTEVDENHHQVSASTQGTSRSGRGATKTSLRLSDSAVPPASSQQQRGGQSQEPLRPAKGIPAANVEESSTHPGEASSDPEEALSDPEEASSDPEEASSDPEEASSDPEEASSDPEEASSDPEEASSDPEEASSDPEEASSDPETASSAPEEASSAPEEASSAPEEASSAPETASSDPETASSDPETASSAPEEASSAPEEASSAPEEASSAPEEASSAPEEASSAPEEASSAPEEASSAPEEASSAPETASSAPETASSDPEEASSDPETASPDPETASSAPEEASSDPETASPDPETASPDPETASSAPETASSAPETASSAPETASSAPEEASSAPEEASSAPETASSAPEEASSAPETASSAPETASSAPETASSAPEEASSAPETASPDPEEAASPEEERLLEEEMSNWLPYPSEAAEPEETEPTLPQPNVVEPLSDHRGNIHIRNHSEDPHLPGDHLFEVTVEVKFIPDVKESWDNVFLSLLPSVKELISKQLKPLHMPLSMKTKRKKRLSAGGLYIIWLQIGQGPEGLQVHQTVHSNLHGLPATAVGVSQWEAVISSVSIADVNECGTQMVLCDVNADCVNQFGSYSCHCRPGFRDESRLGSGGTACVDEKPTGCSSALSPETKGVYGLFFLLSSLILLLLAAAGLLYHRHRRGAFLVRCHSGGGSSSIIVPPDLNNNNHHRHHCQHYDETYSITPDSDLPPPPPPVRSFREGWPPAKERWPPAKERSPALDLQLLRISQLLRPDACTEPQEGGKK, encoded by the exons ATGCCACCAAAGAACATCTTTAGCTTTAAAAGCATGCTGCTCGTATTTGGTATATTGTGGAAACTGAGTGACACACAG GTGAACGGAGAAGAAGCCAACCAGAGTCCAGGTGAGACTCAACCTGAAg ATGGACCCAGAGGCGACGGCAGTGCCTTCTACGCCCTGCAGAGCTGccagcagctgctgcagagCAACGCTGGAGAGTTCTTCTCCCCAGATTACCTGTGCTCCAACCCTCCGCTGTGGTGCAACTGGACCATCCAGGTGGACCCGGCAAAGAGGATCCTCCTCCAACTGGAGGACCAGACCCCCGACGACGCCTGCCACCTCAAAGAAGACCAGGTCTACTTGGACGAACCCATCGGACACTTAAAGGCTCACAAAGTCCTGGAGAAGTGCTGGCGGGAGGTCAAGTACATGTCCTCGTCCAACACTGTGTATGTGGTGCAGCTGATCGGCGGCTGGCCCAGCTCGCCCTACAGGGGCTTCCACGGCCGCTACCAGGCCTTTGGACCCCTGGTGGTTTACAACCCGCAGGAGGGATTCCCAAACAGGGAGTCGGAACCATCTCCTGGAATCCTGGACTTTAGTGAACTTGTTAAGAACGGTGAACAGCTGGAGTCAGAGCATCCGTCGCAGGCTAGTTCTGATCTTACGTATGATTATTTTAGTCCATCTTCAGACGGGACGGAGCCAGAGGAGGCCGCAGACACTGAG GTGGATGAAAACCACCATCAAGTCTCGGCATCCACACAGGGGACCTCTCGATCGGGACGAGGTGCCACTAAAACCTCTTTGCGCCTGTCCGACTCAGCCGTCCCTCCTGCGTCTTCACAGCAGCAACGCGGCGGTCAAAGCCAGGAGCCGCTCAGGCCCGCCAAGGGCATCCCGGCTGCTAATGTGGAGGAATCTTCGACGCATCCAGGGGAAGCCTCGTCTGATCCAGAGGAAGCCTTGTCTGATCCAGAGGAAGCCTCGTCTGATCCAGAGGAAGCCTCGTCTGATCCAGAGGAAGCCTCGTCTGATCCAGAGGAAGCCTCGTCTGATCCAGAGGAAGCCTCGTCTGATCCAGAGGAAGCCTCGTCTGATCCAGAGGAAGCCTCGTCTGATCCAGAGGAAGCCTCGTCTGATCCAGAGACGGCCTCGTCGGCTCCAGAGGAAGCCTCGTCGGCTCCAGAGGAAGCCTCGTCGGC TCCAGAGGAAGCCTCGTCGGCTCCAGAGACGGCCTCGTCTGATCCAGAGACGGCCTCGTCTGATCCAGAGACGGCCTCGTCTGCTCCAGAGGAAGCCTCGTCTGCTCCAGAGGAAGCCTCGTCTGCTCCAGAGGAAGCCTCGTCTGCTCCAGAGGAAGCCTCGTCTGCTCCAGAGGAGGCCTCGTCTGCTCCAGAGGAGGCCTCGTCTGCTCCAGAGGAAGCCTCGTCTGCTCCAGAGGAAGCCTCGTCTGCTCCAGAGACGGCCTCGTCTGCTCCAGAGACGGCCTCGTCGGATCCAGAGGAAGCCTCGTCGGATCCAGAGACGGCCTCGCCGGATCCAGAGACGGCCTCGTCGGCTCCAGAGGAAGCCTCGTCGGATCCAGAGACGGCCTCGCCGGATCCAGAGACGGCCTCGCCGGATCCAGAGACGGCCTCGTCTGCTCCAGAGACGGCCTCGTCTGCTCCAGAGACGGCCTCGTCTGCTCCAGAGACGGCCTCGTCTGCTCCAGAGGAAGCCTCGTCGGCTCCAGAGGAGGCCTCGTCGGCTCCAGAGACGGCCTCGTCGGCTCCAGAGGAAGCCTCGTCGGCTCCAGAGACGGCCTCGTCGGCTCCAGAGACGGCCTCGTCGGCTCCAGAGACGGCCTCGTCGGCTCCAGAGGAGGCCTCGTCGGCTCCAGAGACGGCCTCGCCGGATCCAGAGGAAGCAGCAAGTCCAGAGGAAGAGAGGCTGTTGGAGGAAGAAATGTCAAACTGGCTTCCTTATCCTTCTgaagcagcagaaccagagGAGACTGAGCCAACTCTTCCTCAGCCCAACGTGGTGGAGCCGCTGTCGGACCACCGGGGAAACA TCCACATCAGAAATCACTCTGAAGATCCGCATCTTCCTGGCG ATCACCTGTTTGAAGTGACTGTTGAAGTGAAATTCATCCCGGATGTAAAGGAGTCCTGGGACAACGTGTTCCTGTCACTACTGCCGTCGGTAAAAGAGCTG ATCAGCAAGCAGCTGAAGCCTCTGCATATGCCGCTGTCCATGaagactaaaagaaaaaaaag attgaGTGCAGGAGGGCTGTACATCATCTGGCTGCAGATTGGACAGGGGCCGGAGGGTCTGCAGGTCCACCAGACCGTCCACTCCAACCTGCACGGCCTCCCTGCCACGGCCGTCGGCGTCAGCCAATGGGAAGCTGTGATCTCCTCGGTGTCGATTGCAG atgtaAACGAGTGCGGGACCCAGATGGTGCTGTGTGACGTTAACGCAGACTGTGTGAACCAGTTTGGTTCGTACTCGTGCCACTGCAGGCCGGGCTTCCGGGACGAGTCCCGCCTGGGGTCGGGAGGGACTGCCTGTGTTGATGAGAAGCCTACag GTTGTAGCTCGGCCCTGTCTCCTGAGACGAAGGGTGTCTACGGGCTTTTCTTCCTGCTCAGCTCGctcatcctgctgctgctggcggcAGCCGGCCTGCTGTACCACCGCCACCGCCGCGGGGCCTTCCTGGTCCGGTGCCACagcggcggcggcagcagcagcatcatcgTTCCTCCTgacctcaacaacaacaaccaccaccGCCATCACTGCCAACACTATGACGAGACCTACTCCATCACCCCGGACTCTGACCTGCCCCCGCCCCCTCCGCCCGTCCGGAGCTTCAGGGAGGGCTGGCCCCCGGCGAAGGAGCGCTGGCCCCCGGCGAAGGAGCGCAGCCCGGCCCTGGACCTGCAGCTGCTGCGCATCAGCCAGCTGCTGCGGCCCGACGCCTGCACGGAGCCGCAGGAGGGCGGGAAGAAGTGA